The Erythrobacter insulae genome window below encodes:
- the rlmB gene encoding 23S rRNA (guanosine(2251)-2'-O)-methyltransferase RlmB, with amino-acid sequence MAKGDRKRALRGRAGRMKGGRGSGRGTTGHVRLWGRHPVEAALKNPARQHRKLWATREAIETLDGELPVDFPIEYAEVTDLARLVAKDAPHQGLVLECEPLDGIFLDDVATGDPARPVVVLDQVTDPHNVGAILRSAAAFNAACIVTQDRHAPPESGVLAKSASGALETVPWIRVVNLSRALDDLAEAGYWRIGMTGEADATLAEALPAGPVAIVLGAEGEGMRHNIEQHCDALAKLPISSVIESLNVSNAAAISLYAVATRS; translated from the coding sequence ATGGCGAAGGGTGACCGCAAACGCGCACTAAGAGGCCGCGCGGGCCGAATGAAAGGTGGCCGTGGATCAGGGCGCGGTACAACCGGCCATGTCCGCCTCTGGGGCCGCCATCCTGTTGAGGCTGCATTGAAAAATCCGGCTCGTCAGCACCGAAAGCTGTGGGCTACGCGTGAGGCAATTGAAACGCTGGACGGCGAGCTGCCGGTCGATTTTCCCATTGAATATGCCGAGGTTACCGATCTTGCGCGGCTGGTCGCGAAAGATGCCCCGCATCAGGGGCTCGTGCTTGAGTGTGAGCCGCTGGACGGCATATTCCTCGATGATGTTGCCACCGGCGATCCCGCCCGCCCTGTTGTAGTGCTGGATCAGGTTACCGATCCGCATAATGTTGGCGCAATCTTGCGCTCGGCTGCGGCGTTCAATGCTGCGTGTATCGTGACACAGGATCGCCATGCCCCGCCTGAAAGCGGCGTATTGGCAAAATCCGCCTCCGGCGCGCTTGAAACGGTTCCATGGATACGGGTCGTCAATTTGTCGCGGGCGCTCGATGATCTGGCTGAGGCGGGATATTGGCGAATTGGCATGACCGGCGAAGCAGATGCCACTTTGGCCGAGGCGTTGCCTGCCGGACCGGTCGCGATTGTACTGGGAGCAGAAGGCGAAGGGATGCGGCACAATATCGAGCAGCATTGTGATGCGCTGGCGAAACTGCCAATCTCGTCTGTGATTGAAAGCCTGAATGTATCGAACGCGGCCGCTATTTCGCTCTATGCTGTTGCAACCCGATCCTAA
- a CDS encoding HU family DNA-binding protein, which translates to MNKNDLISAVAETSGLSKNDAAGAVEGVFDAITKALSGGDEVRLVGFGTFSVARRKASTGRNPRTGEPMTIKASNQPKFKAGKGLKDAVN; encoded by the coding sequence ATGAACAAAAATGATCTGATCAGCGCTGTTGCCGAAACGAGCGGCCTTTCCAAAAATGATGCAGCAGGCGCTGTTGAAGGCGTTTTTGATGCCATCACAAAGGCACTTTCAGGCGGTGACGAAGTGCGTCTGGTCGGGTTCGGGACGTTCTCGGTCGCGCGTCGCAAAGCCTCGACCGGTCGCAATCCGCGTACCGGCGAGCCGATGACGATCAAGGCATCGAACCAACCCAAGTTCAAGGCCGGTAAAGGCCTCAAAGACGCGGTGAATTAA